One segment of Sinorhizobium sp. BG8 DNA contains the following:
- a CDS encoding alpha/beta hydrolase — protein MPQSTAHCLKCAFFAALLVFSQPFTASAQTLKPWKDELFAYGTVLVTTDGGALRIVDYQELRDINARDTTPERRVRPNYVSTRVKKFQRNETLETPAGPVDVALTGAAENAAFTVIFIHGRGGDRRLGNNDWSFGGNFNRLKNLAVLNGGAYYAPSVKSFGEPGVEAIAGLIQAVGARSPGAPIVLACASMGSFICSGIARNPTAVASLKGMIIMGGAADADYGTTAAFKKKLPVFFTHGDRDPVYSANDQLAVFRKLRNAGIETRFVLFQTGGHGTPVRMTDWRETLNWVLSQ, from the coding sequence ATGCCACAGTCCACAGCTCATTGTCTCAAATGCGCGTTTTTTGCGGCATTGCTAGTGTTTTCCCAGCCTTTCACGGCGTCAGCGCAGACGCTGAAACCCTGGAAGGACGAGCTCTTCGCCTATGGAACGGTCTTGGTGACTACGGACGGCGGTGCGTTGCGCATCGTCGACTATCAGGAGTTGCGGGACATCAACGCACGCGACACGACGCCCGAACGGCGCGTCCGGCCGAACTACGTCTCGACCCGCGTGAAGAAGTTTCAGCGCAACGAGACGCTCGAAACTCCGGCGGGCCCCGTCGATGTGGCCCTGACCGGCGCTGCCGAGAATGCGGCTTTCACGGTCATTTTCATTCACGGACGCGGCGGCGACCGTCGGCTCGGAAACAACGACTGGAGTTTTGGCGGCAACTTCAACCGGCTCAAGAATCTCGCCGTACTGAACGGCGGTGCCTACTACGCGCCGAGCGTCAAATCCTTCGGCGAACCGGGTGTTGAAGCGATTGCCGGATTGATTCAAGCCGTTGGTGCGCGATCCCCGGGCGCACCGATCGTGCTTGCCTGCGCTTCGATGGGCAGCTTCATATGTTCGGGAATCGCCCGCAACCCAACGGCCGTCGCGAGCCTCAAGGGAATGATCATCATGGGCGGCGCTGCCGACGCAGACTACGGCACCACGGCTGCGTTCAAGAAAAAGCTGCCCGTGTTCTTCACCCACGGAGACAGGGATCCTGTCTATTCCGCAAATGATCAACTCGCAGTCTTTCGCAAGCTGCGGAACGCGGGAATCGAGACCCGGTTCGTGCTCTTCCAGACCGGCGGGCATGGCACGCCTGTGCGCATGACGGACTGGCGTGAGACGCTGAACTGGGTCCTGTCACAGTAG
- the tpiA gene encoding triose-phosphate isomerase has protein sequence MTPEVKPLVAGNWKMNGTRASLDQIKAMAEGVKGDLSDKVESLICPPVSLLYVATALADDSPLKIGAQDCHQKVSGAHTGDVSAEMIADCFGTHVIVGHSERRTDHKEDDALIRAKAESAYAANLIAIICIGETESERKSGRTLDVLKAQLAGSVPDTATAANTVIAYEPVWAIGTGLTPTVEDIEEAHAFMRAELASRFSGEGSKMRILYGGSVKPGNARELMAIANVDGALIGGASLKAQDFLSIYGAYEELTA, from the coding sequence ATGACGCCGGAAGTTAAGCCGCTCGTTGCCGGAAACTGGAAGATGAACGGAACCAGGGCATCGCTGGATCAGATCAAGGCGATGGCCGAAGGTGTGAAGGGAGATCTGTCGGACAAGGTGGAAAGCCTCATATGCCCCCCCGTGAGCCTGCTGTATGTCGCGACCGCTCTTGCCGACGACAGTCCGCTCAAGATCGGCGCCCAGGATTGCCACCAGAAGGTCTCGGGCGCACACACCGGTGATGTGTCCGCGGAGATGATCGCGGATTGTTTCGGGACCCATGTGATTGTCGGCCACTCGGAGCGGCGGACAGACCACAAAGAGGATGACGCATTGATCCGCGCCAAGGCGGAGAGCGCCTATGCGGCGAATCTCATTGCGATCATCTGCATCGGAGAGACCGAAAGCGAACGGAAGTCGGGACGCACGCTCGATGTGCTCAAGGCGCAGCTGGCCGGTTCCGTGCCGGACACGGCGACGGCTGCAAACACCGTAATCGCCTATGAGCCGGTCTGGGCGATAGGAACCGGACTGACTCCCACTGTGGAAGACATCGAGGAAGCGCATGCGTTCATGCGTGCCGAGCTTGCAAGTCGCTTTTCAGGCGAGGGGAGCAAGATGCGCATCCTCTACGGCGGCTCCGTGAAACCGGGCAACGCAAGGGAACTGATGGCAATCGCCAATGTCGATGGAGCGCTCATCGGCGGCGCGAGCTTGAAAGCGCAGGACTTCCTCTCCATCTACGGCGCATACGAAGAATTGACGGCCTGA
- the secG gene encoding preprotein translocase subunit SecG, which produces MQTVLLVIYLMVVVALIGIVLIQRSEGGGLGIGGGSGFMSARGTANALTRTTAILATLFFVLALGMGILARYESKPTDILDRIPGTSGGNGILDSLGGNQSNQNNNQTAPASGNNAVPTDSGAATGTGSSQTGNAGTTTGAGTATPATGTGQNNSGVPSGQ; this is translated from the coding sequence ATGCAGACCGTATTGCTTGTCATCTATCTCATGGTCGTCGTGGCGCTCATCGGCATCGTGCTGATCCAGCGTTCGGAAGGCGGCGGCCTCGGCATCGGTGGTGGCTCCGGCTTCATGTCGGCGCGCGGAACCGCGAACGCGCTGACCCGCACGACCGCTATCCTGGCAACGCTCTTCTTCGTGCTTGCGCTCGGGATGGGCATTCTCGCTCGCTATGAAAGCAAGCCGACCGACATTCTCGACCGGATTCCGGGCACCTCGGGTGGAAACGGGATCCTCGACTCGCTCGGCGGCAACCAGTCCAACCAGAACAACAACCAGACCGCGCCGGCTTCCGGTAACAATGCGGTTCCGACGGATAGCGGTGCGGCCACCGGTACCGGCTCCAGCCAGACGGGCAACGCCGGCACGACGACGGGAGCGGGCACCGCTACGCCCGCGACCGGCACCGGACAGAACAATTCGGGCGTTCCGAGCGGCCAGTAA